In the genome of Lathyrus oleraceus cultivar Zhongwan6 chromosome 4, CAAS_Psat_ZW6_1.0, whole genome shotgun sequence, the window ATATATGTACCAAAAATATCAAAATAGGTTAATCAAACACAACATAACCTAAAGAGAATGAGCTACTCATAGTGCAAATTACAATACCAAAATCAAATAAGAAGGTTGCATAGAAGTCCCTTGAAGAATTTTCCTCAAATGGATTCAAATGCTCTCAAAATATGTTCCATGATGCTATAAACCCTTCCTTCACGTGTACAAATTTAGAACCCTTGAAAAAGTACAAAATTTCCTTTTTTTAAAGCCTTTAGAACAGGTCAGAAACACGTCAGAAAAGGTGCAAAAATGTACCATCGCGCATGTGATTATTTCATCGCGCACATGATTGTGCACATGCTGCATTGTGCGCGCGATATTGCGTATCGTGCACGTGATTTTCCAAAACCCCCGTCTCAAAATGAGTTACGGAACTCCAAATATGATCAATTTACTGGGCCGACGTCTAGATTTAGATTGTGCTAAAAATTTCTGTTTCTTCATAATTTCTTCCCAATTTCTTGGCTTTACTCTGTTTCTTTGACTTCTTCACTTTATTCATATTTATTCATATTTAAATCATCTTTAATTTGAAATTCCATTGAATTCATCGCAAATACTCGTAGAAATCATCGTCACTGTTATCCCTGGTATGTTTGCACACATCTCTTATCAGAATCTTTTGCATATATATTAGCATTAACATAAAGAGATTGTAGGAACTGATTCGTCAGAGATAGGTaaaaattagttttttttttttataaaatcaTTATTACAAACTTGCTTGCATCTTCATTAAACATAACTTATCTCAAACTATATGGAGacattatttaaaattaaacacatttaattttattttcaaatatcTTATTAAGAACATAATACATATATGCAAGACATCACACTGATAGGTAAACACGAATActtatttgaaaaatgaaagtgattTAACCTATGGTATGTTTGCTATTGATTTTAAAATAGTGATTTTTTTGTATTATCAAAATATATATTTGAGAGTTGTTTTATGGTGAACTTTTTATTTTTCAGAGTTGGTTTTGGGGAGATTCAAATTGGAATTTGAATATTTGCACAAGGAGAATGAGATATGAAGATATCAATGGGCACAAGGTTATTCCTCTCAACCGTTGACTCTTGCCTATCTTATGAATTGATTGCAACATGTTTCAATTTTACTCTTTGTATTGATCTTCCAATTGAAGAAAGGAAGAACATAGATATATTTTTCAAAAGTTGGTCTAAATGTGAACTGGTCTACATTAAACCAAGTTTCTAGAACGAGCATCATTAAAGAATATCCTATCATTAGTTAGTAAAAAAAGTCTAGAGAAAAGTGCTCCACCTTCTCTCTAGAAAACTTTCGCCCACTCCATTTGGGTTTGATGGCTACCTCCCACCTCTATGGGGGCCATCTTCTTCCATCTTTATGCTTCCTATTTTGAGAGCACTCTTCCCTCCATACTATTTGTTATCACGTCCTCACCACAACCAAGTCTCTCAGCGGATATCCTCGCTCTCCACCGCGAACAACCGCCAAGGCTCCCTTTCTCTTTTTGTAGCCGCCACCGGAGCCACCACCACGTAGGAATGACAATCTTGTTAAAGGTTTTCTGCACACCTCAAACTCAACAATGGTGGATGCACCTCTCTCCATCGTAGATACTCTTTCGACGCTGACATTCGTCCGTCCACCCCAAAGCCGTCATGGTTGCTTTACAATAAGAAATTATCTTTTATAACAAAGTTGTTTCATTTCGGAGATGTATTACATGTGTTGTGTTTTAGTATTTTAAGGTTTAAAAATGCACACGTTTGATAAAATGCCTCAAAAGAGTTTTGGGTTTTATAACATGTTTATGTGTGTCTAAGGAAGTTTCATAGTGACTAAGGAAGTTTATGTGTTTAACATCCATTACAATACTATCTCTAGTTACCTATTAACTTGTGAAGACTCGAGAAGGTTGGGAAATATTGAGACCAAAGATAGTCGAAATGTTCGAGAATAGGTCAAAGAAATCATCTGTAATTGGATTTGAAAAAATACCGTGGATTCTTACTCCCATATTGTCATTAATGGTATTTGCAAGAGACTGGATTGCTGAAAGAAATATTGTTGCTTTTGGTTTGATTGTGCCTTAACTTGTGAACAAACTATGTATAATGCCTCTTATGATTATGCAGTGTTTTCTAATAGAATAATTTCTAAACTATGTATGGAGTGTGTTCCATTTCAATTGCCTCATATCATTTGTATATTTTTACTGGTTAGACTACTAATTAAGCTAGATTTTACTATAAAAAGAACATAACAACTCAAAAGAAATGATTCTTTTATGTCTCATTTTGTTACATTAATAAACAAGAATCATACCCTATATTTAATAGGCTTTAGTGTTGCTTCTCTTTCGACATGATTGCCGCCAGATTTTCTAGCATTCACCACTCTCTCAACCATTTTACTTCCTCTAAAATGTGATTTACTTTCATTACTTGCTGCAGCTAGAGTAAACGTTTCTTTTTGTGTCTTCACATTCTTTTGTGTTCTATCAAATTGATTCAAACCATACTTAGACATACTTGGTGATGGTGACCTTGATGGCCTACACGCCTTTGGAGTAGGATCTTGATTTTGAAACCCTCCAACTAAAGATCCTCTAGTAGTGCTTCTTCCTCTGGTATCTTTTGTAGTATCTTGATTTTGAAACCCTCCAACTACAGATCCTCTTGCAGTGCTTCTTCCTCTTGTGTTTGAAGTTGACCTTTTATCTGTTCTCAAATTTTGCGGTGTCTCGTTCGAGAGTTCTATCACAATATTTGAACCTTTGGGTTTCAATGATGGAGATACACCTCTTGTTCTAGGTTTCCTCAGTGACTCATTTGCTTCAATACTTTTCTTTTGATTCAAAGACAGGAAATCAACATTGTTGATTTGTCTTTGAGGATTAAGATGTTTAGTGTTGTTTGTAGCATCATGTTCTTTTTTGGTGGTAgcatcatttgtatttttaaTGATGTTCGGTCTTTGTCTGTTATAACTTGGTGTTATGGATCTCATGGGAAGCTTTGTTGATTTAGTTGAGTTGGTTTGATTTGCTTTTGGTTTTAGTGCCTCCGCATCACTCCTTGCAAATTGTGCCTGTAGTAAGAAATCAACATTTTTGTATCAAAAATCTAAATTAATACATCAAGGATAAATTTAAATTGCGACTGAATATTGGTATTGCGGTAGCCTCTGTAATGAAACTAGGCCACAATTGCAATGCAgattttttcttttgaaaaacTAGGTATCCGTTCATGCGTTCTACTAATTCAAAAAGACCAATTTCATTGTCCATCAGCAATAGGGGACCAATTTTAAGTTATAGTATAGTCTTATAGGATCTGATTCAATATAAAAATTGTTTGTACGTAGTGAGATTCAAACCTGAGACCTTGAGAGAAACACACTCTCAAGTCTTTATTAATACTATGAATCAAAATGAATGATGTGGATGATTGTATAAAAATTGCATCAAATGATTTTATCTAGGTTTGCTTAGTTCTTCTCACAAAAAGattcaaatttcaaaatcaaattctcaatcatttttaaataaaaatatatattaaatttaACGGTTTTTCAAAGGTATATTTTAAACGCCTCTTAATTTGTGTATTAGTGTTGCAATAGTAGCAACTTCAGTAATTGCCTGGATCGCATCCGCAACCGCAACTGTAATTTAAAACGATCATATCAAGTTCATATTATTCTATGTAGATCTTATAAGAGTTCAATGGCTTACTTTTGAGATAAGCTGAGCAATAGGTAACTCTTTCTGAACGACGAGTTTGGCACTAGGTTCCATTTCTAGGGATGGAAACAGAGGAGTTGCTGGTGGTGTTTTCAACCTGTTTGGCACATACAAATGCAATGTTTACGTTATATACAATTTATTTGATAAAGCAAAAAATTATTATGAAAAATGATTTTTTGTATATGTATGTACGAAACTCACCAATCAAAGTCgcttttatttttaatttctaGAAGCTCAAGTccagattctttcttccctgaaGGAATTCTATAAAGTGAAGACTTTCCTGCAATGATAAGGCATACAGACTATTATTCACATCATGAAAATTTTCCGCTCCAACAGAAAATACTTATAACTGGGGAATATATAACTAAGAAGAAAAtcaataataaaaatagaaaaCCTAAGAAAACAACAATATAATCATTAATAATTTCATAAGTAAATACATACCATTACCACCATAGTTAGTATCACATTCATACTCTTCAGACGCACAGAGGCTTGGGAAATATTCATTCTGACGTTTCTTCAGTTCCCGGAAAAACGATAGTTCTTCTTCTCTGTCACATTCGAATCTGCCAATTCGCCCTTTCATGTTGTTCTCCACCATCACTCGACACACTGATTCTCTATGCttatatacaaatatatataGTTAAAATTTTAATATTAGAAGAAATAATGGTGATGTATAATTTTTTTGTTCTCCAATTCCATAGCACCGTATTTACTATAGTTTTATAGATTCTGTTTCTTGTGTTCGAATGATGGATGGTGTCGCATAAGACAAGAAATTTAACTGTTTTTTTTATGTTAGAAGATGGATCAGTGACATGTGGAGGTCTAGCCGGctatttaatttatttatttcttgTTTCTTTGTGATGCAATGCATTGTTTATGAAATGAAACGCGTGATTGTGTTGACCATTGCAATTTGGTCCAATTGATAAGGTCTTGATGCATGAGTTTCGATCCCGTTTTTGGCCTAAAGACGGCCGGAGGTCGAGAAATATAGCAAATTAAAAGAAAACTTTCTGCTCTTATTAAAGTGTTGATGTATAATTGCAATTCAATTTTGTTTAGATATATTTAATATTGGCTATATTAGAAGGAATTACTTTTCATCTCACTTTTGGTGAAAAAtctaaaatatttttcaaatatgAAAATACATTTTTGCATGAAAAATTCAAAACTGTATTTTTGGAATTTGTCAGTGCTTCACAAAGTAGAAATAGAAGCTGAAACAAATACAAAATTAATATAATATTACATATTTACGAGAATCTCTGACATATTTAACCCTATAAATTAATATCAATTATTCTTATGATATAAACTAAAAATGTAACCTTACATATATAAGTGTTAAAGTAAATCTAACATTATATTTCATCATTAAGTGATGATTGAGGATCTTTCAacatttttaaaatatttttggtcGAAATGTATTCCACGTAACAATTAAACTTTCATCCTTATTCAACTCAAATTGGTTGAAATGTATTTTCTCTTCGTTGTCAATTGATGGTAAATGATAGTAAAACTTCAAAACTCTTCGATTGTCTAGGTAAAGATTCTCTAATATTAATTTTTGATCGACAAGACTGATGATCTTTGTGAACATAATTCAAGAGGGGACTTCTCCCTATTGTAGTAGACATAAGCGAGATATGCATATTGAGATATTTTGTGTGTGTTCTGTTTGTTTTTGCGCTAACAAGTATAGCGACACCCATATTTATACAAGATATAGATCAATATGGACCTTAGAAATCCAATTCAGTCGTAGAGGATATTTTATAGATGTACTTCCAGATCCACCCTATTTCGTTTAGTAAAATTAGGGTGTATGTGGAAATGTATTTCCGAATAAACCCATATTaccattttttttaaatatggAGTGAGTTCGAAAATTCATGTCCGAATAAACTCATgttagttttttttaaaaaatctgAGTGAGTCTGAAAATGTATTTCTAGATTCACCCGTAATTGGTCACATATAAACCGCTATATAAACAAAACTTGTTATGAAACACACAAAATGTTGAAAATGTAGAAATTTAAAATATACATTAAAATGTTTGAAAATGTATATATTTTACATCGTTAGATCAATCCAAGATTACATGCAAAAGATGTGTCATCACCTAAATACATTTctatataaaaattaaaatgaatcaAAACACGTGTCACCATCTAAATCTATATTTATGAGTTGTTCTGCCTTAGACTTTTATTgatttgattctctttcaataTCGTTCCACTTGGTGAATTCTTCCATCCTATCCAAAAAATGTTTCGACCAAGTTTTAGCTTCCTTTGTTAAATGAGTTGGCTACTCCGATGATGTCCGTGGTATAGGGTCTCTCAGTTTCGAATAAACTTGAAAAATATGTAGTGGTTTTGAAAGCCACCTAATACACATAATGTGATCGGTTGGATTTTGAGGTAGGAAATTCCGAAGTGGAAAAATGTTTCCGATAACTAGTATCTTGTCAGATCAATACATCCCTTATTATATGCATTTACTATAAGATGACTGTTGGGTGTAGTTTgagtgtcgggtttttgttatcgtctccacaggaattgtgagatatcgccgccgttcgacagttgttttaattcttaactcaaagtaacaagggggttttggttttagtcacggtagcttgcataaaagtgtaagaaagtgcggtaaaagttttggtttttctatttgagaaatattgtcaaagttagggttcgacgatcactttgtatgtatatgttcgatcaacaaaactcataaactcctttagatgataaactatttcacaaagtcctcccaatatgtttatctctaacacacattgtgggttttcccattttgatccattgtttatctctaacacaatctatcaaaatgacaactttttggttcaactttatggtgaacaaaatcattcattactatctctagctaacaaacaagattggatgaaaacctaggtaaagagttggtaaacatctctcgatcataaaccaacacaaagagttatcaataaaacaaagttttcaccatatattcatcattaaagagtttacaaataaagatcatcccatttacacacaaagcttatgatcatctacatctaaccttgacaaaatgaaggacttagctactcattttcatggtagcttggtcaacaagttttggaagaaggttgatcaacatccgagtcgaagaatcgagattggatgggaatccaccttctttttgtaaaatattgctaagagaagatcaaagatgaaaaataggtttctaggttacaaaatatctctagaacaatgctgaaaaatatctaaaaatGCTAAGTGTAAAGTATGggttccaaaaagtagcccctgctacttataaTACTAttgtctgagctgtcatgctcgctaggcgagcagaatggttcgcctagcgagccccaaaataggctacctgaggcacctgcgcccagaaaatatctaagtccatatttgcatgttcgctaggcgaagaaaccttcgctaggcgaagcccagcttccaccttcgctccagcgagtttaggtggttttgctactggaattgctcgctgggaggTCGCTAggggctcgcctagcgagtaagtgctggctgtgcttttgaccaagtctgggcgtgttcgctaccaccttcgctggctgctcgtCTAGCGAGTTTGCTGACTTTTGCTAGTGTAAAATTCTGGGAAtgctcgctgggtgctcgcctagcgagcacttcgctatatcactcgcctagcgagcatgctgatgaatgcttcctttcttggttcctttgccaacttccttgtgtctttgttttctattctttcatgcctaatttctgcacaataacacacaaattaaaggtaccaagatcgtttatcattgtattgcaaatcatcaaagCAATGGCGGattcgaacactttagcaacaaaaaggagtgaaagatgcccacatttgatagctcaaataagcacttttgggcatctaacaactctccccaactaggttcttgcttgtcctcaatcaaagtatgcctcttgaaggacaagaggatttgcttaaagaaaaaggtttctccgaagtcggataaaatggctcaaacacaagagaatcaactagacacaagttcccaatgattagaataacataatacacaagaactaaaactttatagcaatgtaaaacatgtaacaatccacaacaatattatcttgaatgaatcaccctatctctcctcttcgaataaggattgaagaaattacgtGTTTGCAACCGCGAGGATAatttcactctccaacaaacaatgaagaaatcaattcaattcatacaatgtctaacaattataaatgggAATGCGGAAGCGCGgagatcactaaggacttttccggttgtagtttggttaggtttacaaataagggtcatatctaaggccattaaaaacgaacttgccgatgcaaaagagacattcactgtacaagctattcacacatctcaacttcgttccatttgtttctcatttgaaaccttcacaactcttatttcacaactcaattttgtttttcattatttttcttccaagcaagcattcattttcattttctctattttttcttttcttttcacatcgtattcacacaacagatgtttctcttttctaattttttttcaatgcttgctcggtttttcacgagttgtggcacttaccgattctcattttcgttctccccaacttatcttttactcaccctaagtgaattgctcttgactttttacagcaaaagaacaattatcaaaaaatttcgggtttcaagaaaaaatatttttgacatctcgctttatttcaagcagagattcaactgtttaagctcaaaggggttaacgaatactctctctgctcactggtaagttgtatttggaactggttgtgctcataagaaaacaagcgccttgatcatttctaattgcttccacatattcacaataataaaagacaaagcatgaatcaaatgaatcaacaaattttattagaatccagcatttaagtgtacaatggaggtttcctcacaatttgtggttttaagtcctagatgaaacattcattcaattatgttgcaaaaagaacaatattcgattacgaaaagagtaaaggtcttaatgcattctaaaattctaactggaggtaaccatgtaccttagcattattcacttgtttatttttatcattgtcatccaagctcggatgcaccttcattggatacttctttgaggagcaaccaatctagaaggtttgacactcatcaaccaaaaatttattaaacaaaagaaatttaaaccaaacacacaaattaaaaacataaacaataattattacttaaaaatttaaaaatgtgcatgggggacaaaacaccccaaaagtacataaccaaaaccaaaatacaacaaatctgaaaatacaataaaataaaacaaacttagccctcaaaggactcagaaccctcatcactaccggcttcagaaccggtagcatcatcactatcatcatcatcgtcatcaccATCCTCAGCACCAGCACCACCAGAAGTATCAGCACcggcacccgccccctctccgaaaataggcctgtccacaggccagctagcgtgctgcagaaactgctcacaTGTCATCATTGAATGCTCACCGGAGGGGTCACACACCTGCAACTGTAACAACTGCATAGAATCGTGAATATCGAccatggcgcgctgagttgccgccatccaatcccaattatAGTTCCAGACAGCCTGGTGGAAGGGATCGGATCCCTGAGCAAAAGTACCAGGGCCATCAGAAGCCCCCGTAACATCAGCAGCTGAACTACTCCTTAAGTTCTTCGGTTTGCAGTACTTGGCCACGTATCTGTCGTCGATAGCTGGCGGGATCCTCACTTGACTccgggagggtagcttcaccctcgaatgtt includes:
- the LOC127075657 gene encoding uncharacterized protein LOC127075657 — encoded protein: MVENNMKGRIGRFECDREEELSFFRELKKRQNEYFPSLCASEEYECDTNYGGNGKSSLYRIPSGKKESGLELLEIKNKSDFDWLKTPPATPLFPSLEMEPSAKLVVQKELPIAQLISKAQFARSDAEALKPKANQTNSTKSTKLPMRSITPSYNRQRPNIIKNTNDATTKKEHDATNNTKHLNPQRQINNVDFLSLNQKKSIEANESLRKPRTRGVSPSLKPKGSNIVIELSNETPQNLRTDKRSTSNTRGRSTARGSVVGGFQNQDTTKDTRGRSTTRGSLVGGFQNQDPTPKACRPSRSPSPSMSKYGLNQFDRTQKNVKTQKETFTLAAASNESKSHFRGSKMVERVVNARKSGGNHVEREATLKPIKYRV